From the genome of Gemmatimonas phototrophica, one region includes:
- a CDS encoding YbdD/YjiX family protein, with product MSTPGPTTPSGRGRWLATLRRVAAVVRRMIGVPDYENYLAHMRQRYPECTPLDRKTFERERLTARYKATGSRCC from the coding sequence GTGAGCACTCCGGGTCCCACCACGCCATCAGGGCGTGGCCGCTGGCTGGCGACCCTGCGTCGCGTCGCGGCCGTGGTGCGACGAATGATTGGCGTTCCGGATTACGAGAACTATCTGGCGCACATGCGCCAGCGCTACCCCGAGTGCACGCCACTCGATCGGAAGACGTTCGAACGCGAGCGGCTGACGGCCCGTTACAAGGCCACCGGCTCGCGCTGCTGCTGA
- a CDS encoding isocitrate/isopropylmalate dehydrogenase family protein, with translation MPTPVTLIPGDGIGPSIADATVRILDAAGCDISWDRQVAGMAGVARWNDPIPDATLDSIKQTRVALKGPLETPVGEGFRSINVALRKTFDLYANVRPARTIVPGRFENIDITLIRENTEGLYIGVEHYVRIGDDPRAAAESVAIITRQGSERIVRYAFEYALAHDRKKVTLVHKANILKYSQGLFLDVGRMVAREYEGRIQFEERIIDAMAMHLVMRPEQFDVVVTTNLFGDILSDEISGLVGGLGLAPGANIGKNAAIFEAVHGTAPDIAGKNVANPGALVLAACMMLEHIGDVSNATRIRDAFESTIREGMVLTRDLGGTAGTDAFTDAVIAKLA, from the coding sequence ATGCCAACTCCCGTTACCCTAATTCCCGGCGACGGCATCGGTCCCTCGATTGCCGACGCCACCGTCCGCATCCTCGATGCCGCTGGTTGCGACATCTCCTGGGACCGTCAGGTCGCCGGGATGGCCGGCGTGGCCCGCTGGAACGACCCCATTCCGGACGCTACGCTCGATTCCATCAAGCAGACGCGGGTGGCGCTCAAGGGCCCACTGGAAACGCCGGTCGGCGAAGGATTCCGATCCATCAACGTCGCGCTCCGGAAGACGTTTGACTTGTACGCGAACGTGCGCCCGGCCCGCACCATCGTGCCGGGGCGCTTCGAGAACATCGATATCACGCTTATTCGGGAGAACACCGAAGGGCTGTATATCGGGGTGGAGCACTATGTCCGCATTGGGGACGACCCCCGCGCCGCGGCGGAATCGGTCGCCATCATTACCCGGCAGGGGAGCGAGCGGATTGTTCGCTACGCCTTCGAGTACGCGCTGGCACACGATCGCAAGAAGGTGACGCTCGTCCACAAGGCCAACATCCTGAAGTACTCGCAGGGGCTGTTCCTGGATGTCGGGCGGATGGTCGCACGAGAATACGAAGGGCGCATTCAGTTCGAAGAGCGCATCATTGACGCCATGGCCATGCACCTGGTCATGCGCCCTGAACAGTTTGACGTGGTGGTCACCACCAACCTGTTCGGCGATATCCTCTCCGATGAAATCTCGGGGCTGGTGGGCGGACTGGGGCTGGCCCCGGGGGCCAACATCGGCAAGAACGCGGCGATCTTCGAGGCCGTCCACGGCACTGCGCCTGATATCGCTGGCAAGAACGTGGCGAATCCCGGTGCGCTCGTGCTGGCCGCGTGCATGATGCTTGAGCACATCGGTGATGTCAGCAACGCCACACGCATTCGCGATGCGTTTGAGTCCACGATTCGCGAGGGCATGGTGCTGACACGCGACCTGGGCGGTACCGCCGGTACCGATGCCTTCACCGATGCGGTGATTGCGAAGCTGGCCTGA
- a CDS encoding carbon starvation CstA family protein, producing the protein MAFVAINRGEQISAAWLLTAAICTYLIGYRFYSRIISHDIFKLDPERATPAERLDDGRDFVPTNKWVVFGHHFAAIAGPGPLVGPTLAAQFGFLPGAIWILVGVVLGGAVQDFIILCASVRRDGKSLGQMAKEEIGTVAGTTALVAVLGIMIILISVLALVVVNALRDSPWGTVTIGLTIPIALLMGLYMRYIRPGAVLESTAFGLVLLGVSLYAGKWVSESATWAPVFTLDGTTLSLLVMAYGFAASVLPVWLLLAPRDYLSAFVKVGVVLALAVGILWVLPPLEMPAVTKFVDGTGPVFAGKLFPFVFVTIACGAISGFHALISSGTTPKILKRESDARLIGYGSMLTESLVAIMALIAACVLTPGVYFAINSPAGVIGTTATAAADAINNWALFKPITAMELELLAKQVGESSLLSRTGGAPSLAVGMAHLFSQALGGEATMALWYHFAIMFEALFILTTLDAGTRVGRFMLQDMLGNIWKPLGKVSSYPAGIFASAVFVSMWGYFLYQGVTDPLGGINSLWPLFGISNQLLATVALCVGTTVIIKMGKQKYAFVTLLPMAWLVIVTMTAGLTKIFSADPKLGFLSHASLIQSQILSGTLPANIKTVEAAQRMIFNDRLDAGVAAFFLVSVVIILSASITEWLAVISGRKAAVSSETPFVRTQLTGA; encoded by the coding sequence ATGGCCTTTGTGGCCATCAATCGCGGCGAGCAGATTAGCGCCGCCTGGCTCCTCACTGCCGCGATCTGCACCTACCTGATCGGCTATCGGTTCTATAGCCGCATCATCTCCCACGACATCTTCAAGCTCGATCCGGAGCGGGCCACCCCGGCCGAACGGCTCGATGACGGCCGAGATTTCGTTCCGACCAACAAGTGGGTGGTGTTCGGCCACCACTTCGCCGCCATTGCCGGCCCGGGACCGCTGGTGGGGCCCACGCTGGCGGCTCAGTTCGGCTTCCTGCCCGGCGCCATATGGATTCTGGTTGGCGTGGTGCTGGGTGGGGCGGTCCAGGACTTCATCATTCTGTGCGCGTCCGTGCGCCGGGACGGCAAGTCGCTGGGACAAATGGCCAAGGAAGAGATCGGCACGGTAGCCGGGACCACAGCGCTCGTGGCCGTGCTCGGCATCATGATCATCCTCATCTCCGTGCTGGCGTTGGTGGTGGTGAATGCCCTGCGCGACAGTCCCTGGGGCACGGTCACCATCGGCCTCACCATTCCCATCGCCCTGCTGATGGGACTGTACATGCGTTACATCCGTCCGGGCGCCGTGCTGGAAAGCACCGCGTTCGGCCTGGTGCTGCTGGGCGTCTCGCTCTACGCCGGCAAGTGGGTATCGGAGTCGGCCACCTGGGCGCCGGTGTTCACGCTTGACGGCACCACACTGTCGTTGCTGGTCATGGCCTACGGCTTCGCCGCCTCGGTGCTGCCGGTGTGGCTACTGCTGGCCCCGCGCGACTATCTGTCGGCGTTCGTGAAGGTGGGCGTCGTGCTTGCTTTGGCGGTCGGCATTCTGTGGGTGCTGCCGCCGCTGGAAATGCCGGCCGTCACCAAGTTCGTGGACGGTACCGGGCCGGTCTTTGCCGGGAAGCTGTTCCCGTTCGTGTTCGTGACCATTGCCTGCGGCGCCATCTCCGGATTCCACGCGCTCATCTCATCCGGTACTACCCCCAAGATCCTCAAGCGGGAGTCGGATGCGCGGTTGATCGGCTACGGATCCATGCTCACCGAATCGCTGGTCGCCATCATGGCGCTCATCGCGGCGTGCGTGCTCACGCCGGGCGTGTATTTCGCCATCAACTCGCCGGCTGGCGTCATTGGCACGACGGCCACGGCGGCAGCGGACGCCATCAACAACTGGGCGCTCTTCAAACCGATCACGGCCATGGAGCTCGAATTGCTGGCCAAGCAGGTTGGCGAGAGCTCACTGCTGTCACGCACGGGTGGTGCTCCCAGCCTCGCCGTGGGCATGGCGCACCTGTTCTCACAGGCGTTGGGCGGTGAGGCCACGATGGCGCTGTGGTACCACTTCGCCATCATGTTCGAGGCCCTTTTCATTCTCACGACGCTCGATGCCGGCACGCGCGTGGGTCGCTTCATGCTCCAGGACATGCTCGGCAATATCTGGAAGCCACTCGGCAAGGTGTCGAGTTATCCGGCCGGCATTTTTGCGAGCGCCGTGTTCGTGTCCATGTGGGGGTACTTCCTGTATCAGGGCGTCACCGACCCACTCGGAGGTATCAATTCGCTCTGGCCGCTCTTCGGCATCTCGAATCAGTTGCTGGCTACGGTGGCGCTCTGCGTCGGCACGACGGTCATCATCAAGATGGGCAAGCAGAAGTACGCCTTCGTCACGCTGCTCCCCATGGCGTGGCTGGTGATTGTGACCATGACCGCCGGGCTCACGAAGATCTTCTCGGCCGACCCGAAGCTGGGCTTCCTGAGCCACGCCTCACTGATTCAATCGCAGATTCTGTCCGGTACGCTGCCCGCGAACATCAAGACCGTTGAAGCGGCGCAGCGCATGATCTTCAACGACCGGCTCGACGCCGGCGTGGCTGCGTTCTTCCTCGTGTCGGTCGTGATCATTCTCAGCGCCTCCATCACGGAGTGGCTGGCGGTCATCAGCGGCCGGAAGGCGGCGGTGAGCAGCGAGACCCCGTTCGTGCGAACCCAGCTTACGGGAGCCTGA
- a CDS encoding M20/M25/M40 family metallo-hydrolase → MTEQPRTGLPPHLAADEEWIAAACAEIRAQQSWTFQMQKALAAIPAPTGNESTRGRAVQQALSHEGNGQAIMDEAGNICSLVAPPSEADVQPPVVCMAHLDSVYAIAPDLSQPVTVFGTAQHAQAPGISDNGRGLAGLITLARVLQLPPIRDRLRRPVHLIATVGEEGEGNLRGARAWFDTAALAGLVPCAAIAIDGPGDDTIVHHAVGSHRLRVTIHGHGGHSWAHANAANPIHVLGDFIARATRLGDARSREAVVHITRMYGGESLTAIPQHAWVDVDLRGTSAKHVERVRRELVRLVHELTPSALRAELTVLGDRPAGSLPAEHRLVQAACRATEQVGATPQSAVASSDANIPLSRGIPAIAIGAGGSGGGAHTSNEWYDDTHGARGLERLLRVVLAVAA, encoded by the coding sequence ATGACGGAGCAGCCACGGACCGGGCTCCCACCGCATTTGGCGGCGGATGAAGAGTGGATTGCCGCCGCGTGTGCCGAGATACGGGCACAGCAGTCGTGGACGTTTCAGATGCAAAAGGCGCTGGCTGCGATCCCGGCCCCTACCGGGAACGAAAGTACCCGAGGCCGTGCGGTGCAACAGGCACTATCTCACGAGGGCAATGGCCAAGCCATCATGGATGAGGCCGGGAATATCTGCAGTCTGGTCGCACCTCCCTCCGAGGCGGATGTGCAGCCCCCCGTCGTGTGCATGGCCCATCTGGATTCCGTCTATGCCATTGCCCCCGACCTCTCCCAACCCGTCACCGTTTTCGGCACCGCGCAGCATGCGCAGGCACCAGGGATCAGCGACAACGGCCGTGGCCTCGCGGGGTTGATCACCCTCGCCCGCGTGCTGCAACTGCCCCCCATCCGCGATCGATTGCGTCGCCCGGTCCACCTGATCGCCACGGTGGGAGAAGAAGGTGAGGGAAACTTGCGCGGTGCGCGGGCCTGGTTTGACACGGCTGCTCTAGCGGGCCTCGTCCCGTGTGCCGCCATCGCCATAGACGGACCGGGAGACGACACCATTGTCCATCACGCCGTCGGTTCGCATCGGCTGCGAGTGACCATACACGGACACGGTGGGCACAGCTGGGCACACGCCAACGCGGCCAACCCTATTCACGTACTGGGTGACTTCATTGCGCGCGCCACACGACTTGGTGACGCACGATCACGTGAGGCGGTAGTGCATATCACGCGCATGTACGGCGGCGAATCCCTCACCGCCATCCCGCAGCACGCCTGGGTGGACGTTGACCTGCGCGGCACCTCGGCGAAACACGTAGAACGGGTAAGGCGGGAACTCGTGCGTCTGGTGCACGAACTCACTCCGTCTGCGTTGCGCGCGGAACTCACGGTACTCGGCGATCGGCCGGCTGGCAGCCTCCCCGCCGAGCATCGACTCGTGCAGGCCGCGTGCCGAGCGACGGAGCAAGTGGGGGCGACGCCGCAATCGGCCGTGGCGTCTTCCGATGCCAACATTCCGCTGTCGCGCGGCATCCCGGCCATTGCCATTGGCGCCGGTGGCAGCGGCGGTGGAGCGCACACGAGTAACGAGTGGTACGACGACACACACGGTGCGCGCGGGTTGGAGCGTCTGTTGCGTGTAGTGCTCGCGGTGGCGGCGTAA
- a CDS encoding MFS transporter, with translation MAAPSSDDSHATSWRPRGNVLALAAVSFLTDASSEIIAPLLPLFLVGTLGTSVRMVGLIEGAAEAVAAVLKVASGWWSDRVARRKPLIVAGYTVASLVRPLVAVAQSGTQVLAIRLVDRVGKGIRGAPRDALLAAAVPASLRGRAFGFHRAADHAGAVVGPLIALVCLHALGLTVRQLFWVAAIPGALAVLVAVLFVKEPPRIVPARTARDSGATAAAVATPPLPRSYWRGIAPMVLFTLGNSTDAFLLLRASQLGVATSLIPLLWVAMHLVKSASSTPGGALSDRIGRRPLIVAGWALYAAVYAGFALAEAPWHAWALFAVYGAVFGLSEGAEKAMVADLVQPAQRGTAFGWYHGVLGLAALPASVVFGAVWDAYGSATAFGMGAALALVAAAWLSLTPRPSAANASP, from the coding sequence GTGGCTGCTCCGTCATCCGACGATTCTCACGCCACATCGTGGCGCCCACGCGGGAACGTGCTGGCGCTGGCGGCCGTGAGTTTCCTGACTGACGCGTCGAGTGAAATCATCGCCCCGCTGCTCCCGCTGTTTCTGGTGGGCACGCTGGGGACCTCGGTGCGCATGGTGGGGCTGATTGAAGGGGCCGCTGAGGCAGTGGCGGCGGTGCTGAAAGTGGCCAGTGGATGGTGGTCTGACCGGGTCGCCCGGCGCAAGCCACTGATCGTGGCCGGTTATACCGTCGCATCACTGGTCCGGCCGCTGGTGGCGGTGGCCCAGTCCGGCACGCAGGTCCTGGCGATCCGGTTGGTGGATCGTGTGGGGAAAGGCATTCGCGGCGCCCCTCGCGACGCGTTGCTGGCCGCGGCCGTGCCAGCATCCCTTCGTGGCAGGGCGTTCGGCTTTCACCGGGCGGCCGACCATGCCGGCGCAGTCGTGGGGCCACTCATTGCGCTCGTATGCTTGCACGCGCTGGGGCTGACGGTGCGCCAGCTGTTCTGGGTGGCCGCCATTCCCGGTGCTCTGGCTGTGCTGGTCGCGGTGCTGTTCGTGAAAGAGCCCCCGCGGATCGTTCCCGCCCGCACGGCGCGCGACAGCGGTGCAACGGCGGCAGCCGTCGCCACCCCTCCGTTGCCGCGCAGCTATTGGCGTGGGATCGCCCCGATGGTGCTGTTCACCCTTGGGAATTCCACCGACGCCTTTCTGCTGCTGCGCGCGTCGCAGTTGGGAGTGGCCACCTCGCTCATTCCCCTGCTGTGGGTGGCCATGCACCTGGTCAAGAGTGCGTCCAGTACGCCGGGGGGCGCCTTATCCGATCGAATTGGACGTCGGCCCCTGATCGTGGCCGGCTGGGCGCTCTACGCGGCCGTCTACGCCGGTTTTGCGCTTGCCGAGGCCCCATGGCATGCCTGGGCACTGTTCGCCGTGTACGGGGCCGTGTTCGGCCTGTCGGAAGGGGCTGAGAAGGCCATGGTGGCCGATCTCGTACAGCCGGCGCAGCGCGGGACTGCCTTTGGATGGTACCACGGGGTCCTCGGGCTGGCCGCGCTCCCGGCCAGCGTCGTTTTCGGTGCGGTCTGGGATGCCTATGGGAGCGCGACCGCGTTCGGAATGGGGGCCGCGCTGGCGCTGGTGGCAGCCGCATGGCTTTCACTGACCCCCAGACCGTCCGCCGCTAACGCTTCGCCTTGA
- a CDS encoding nucleotidyltransferase family protein: MIRTAVIMARGLGTRMRRTDAAAALDASQAAAAESGVKGMIPIKRPFLEYVISALADAGLDDIVLVIGPEHDAIRAHFMQRAAPERVRIRYAVQDAPIGTANAIATAAEVVGPVPFLALNADNYYPAEAFRALAAEDSAGTVAFDRDALVREGNINAERVRAFAVLTVDASGLLTGIVEKPGDSLDLTSEAARWVGMNLWAITPEIVAACHRVPLSARGEYELPEAVGLAVREGVPVRAVRMAAPVLDLSQRSDIASVVERLSTVEPRL, translated from the coding sequence GTGATTCGTACCGCCGTCATCATGGCTCGCGGGTTGGGTACCCGGATGCGCCGCACTGATGCTGCTGCCGCCCTTGATGCATCGCAGGCAGCCGCGGCAGAGAGCGGTGTGAAGGGGATGATTCCCATCAAGCGTCCGTTTCTGGAGTATGTGATCTCCGCCCTGGCGGATGCGGGGCTGGACGACATTGTGCTTGTGATCGGACCGGAGCACGATGCCATTCGGGCGCATTTCATGCAGCGCGCGGCGCCCGAGCGAGTACGCATCCGCTATGCCGTGCAGGATGCGCCCATCGGTACCGCCAACGCGATCGCCACCGCTGCGGAGGTCGTTGGGCCCGTACCGTTCCTGGCACTCAATGCCGACAACTACTATCCGGCGGAGGCGTTTCGCGCCCTCGCCGCCGAAGACAGTGCCGGCACCGTGGCCTTCGATCGCGATGCATTGGTGCGTGAGGGGAACATCAATGCCGAGCGAGTACGTGCCTTTGCGGTTCTCACGGTAGACGCCAGTGGGTTGCTCACCGGCATCGTGGAAAAGCCGGGTGATTCCCTCGATCTCACCAGCGAGGCGGCGCGGTGGGTGGGGATGAATCTCTGGGCCATTACGCCAGAGATTGTTGCGGCCTGTCATCGTGTCCCCCTGTCGGCGCGCGGTGAATACGAACTGCCGGAGGCTGTGGGGCTGGCGGTGCGGGAAGGCGTGCCGGTTCGTGCCGTGCGCATGGCGGCACCGGTCCTGGATCTGTCGCAACGCTCGGATATCGCGTCCGTCGTGGAGCGCCTGTCGACCGTTGAGCCGCGGCTCTGA
- a CDS encoding prolyl oligopeptidase family serine peptidase, which produces MLPALSRRAPLSWVLAGCVAFAPAPLLAQAAFDFSIANIMRGPEHFGREPQNVAWSADGKWLYFQWAPAGAAWDAPLRPYRVQPAAGALPTEVTDAHMDSVAASLADGPLTRNRRQRAVSARGDLYLVTTATGAVRRLTETVAAEGDPRFSADEQQLLFIRDGNAFALTLATGAIRQLTDVRSGPAPRDSVPATGMRGALERQQRELFEVVRDQRRADSLRAAQRKAALERALPAVYLPTGQRLAMLSVSPSLRSAIVLTVNTPPGTPRQTIVPNYVTGSGFTEDIPSRTKVGDAMAQFRAYRLTLATGVLQPLWVINGDSSRVASQVRFLSWSDDGSAGLLAGYTPDFKWRYLSTIADSGVVRVVEALNDSAWVGGPCGGCMGWLPNGRVWYASEASGYAHLYSVNRDGSDRQTLTSGPWEVERAELLPDGATFLLHTSEESPFVRHAYRMAVTGGTRTKVTREHGGHGIVMSPDGKRFADLYSASNLPPELYVAAASGEGMTRLTTSTSEAFRSRTWLKPSIVKIPASDGVQVPARIYRPQDMGAQPNGAAVIFVHGAGYMHNVHDFWSSYGREYLFNQYLASKGYVVLDVDYRASAGYGRDWRTAIYRWMGGRDLQDQVDASRYLNAQFGIDPERVGMYGGSYGGFMTLMALFTAPKSFGAGAALRSVTDWSHYNHGYTGGILNLPQGDTLAYRRSSPIFFASGLEDPLLMAHGMVDTNVHFQDIVRLSQRLIELGKPGWELAVYPVEDHGFVRPDSWTDEYRRIYELFERTIGANGVKAKR; this is translated from the coding sequence ATGTTGCCTGCTCTCTCGCGGCGCGCGCCCCTGTCCTGGGTGCTCGCCGGGTGTGTGGCGTTTGCCCCTGCCCCGCTGCTTGCACAAGCCGCCTTCGATTTTTCCATCGCCAACATCATGCGCGGCCCTGAGCATTTCGGGCGCGAGCCGCAGAATGTGGCATGGAGCGCCGACGGAAAATGGTTGTACTTCCAGTGGGCCCCTGCGGGCGCTGCCTGGGATGCCCCCCTGCGCCCCTATCGTGTGCAGCCCGCCGCGGGTGCGTTGCCCACGGAAGTCACGGATGCCCACATGGACAGTGTCGCGGCTTCGCTGGCGGACGGACCGCTCACGAGAAACCGTCGTCAGCGCGCAGTGTCGGCGCGGGGCGATCTGTATTTGGTGACGACGGCAACCGGCGCAGTGCGGCGACTTACCGAGACGGTGGCAGCCGAGGGCGACCCGCGATTCAGCGCGGACGAACAGCAGCTGCTGTTCATTCGCGATGGCAATGCGTTCGCGCTCACGCTCGCGACGGGTGCCATCCGGCAACTGACCGACGTCCGGTCGGGCCCTGCCCCGCGGGATTCCGTGCCCGCGACCGGCATGCGCGGTGCGCTTGAGCGGCAGCAGCGCGAATTGTTCGAGGTCGTTCGGGACCAGCGTCGTGCCGACTCGCTCCGCGCAGCACAACGCAAGGCCGCCCTGGAGCGTGCGTTGCCCGCGGTGTATCTGCCGACGGGGCAGCGACTCGCCATGCTCAGTGTTTCGCCGTCACTTCGTTCGGCCATCGTGCTGACCGTGAACACGCCGCCGGGAACACCGCGCCAGACGATCGTGCCCAACTACGTGACCGGCAGCGGATTTACCGAGGATATTCCGTCACGCACCAAGGTCGGCGATGCGATGGCGCAGTTCCGCGCGTATCGACTCACGCTGGCCACCGGCGTCTTGCAGCCGCTCTGGGTCATCAACGGCGATAGCAGCCGTGTGGCGTCGCAGGTGCGCTTTTTGAGCTGGAGTGACGACGGGTCGGCCGGACTGCTGGCGGGCTATACCCCCGACTTCAAGTGGCGGTATCTCAGCACCATCGCGGACAGCGGCGTGGTGCGCGTCGTGGAAGCGCTGAACGACAGCGCTTGGGTGGGAGGCCCGTGTGGCGGATGCATGGGATGGCTTCCCAACGGACGCGTGTGGTACGCCAGCGAAGCCAGCGGGTACGCGCATCTGTATTCGGTGAACCGCGATGGCAGCGATCGGCAGACGTTGACCAGCGGGCCGTGGGAAGTGGAGCGCGCGGAACTGTTGCCGGACGGGGCGACGTTCCTGCTGCACACCAGCGAGGAATCGCCGTTTGTCCGGCACGCCTACCGTATGGCGGTCACGGGCGGTACGCGTACCAAGGTGACGCGGGAACACGGAGGGCACGGCATTGTCATGAGCCCCGACGGCAAGCGCTTTGCCGACCTGTATTCCGCCAGCAACCTGCCTCCAGAGTTGTATGTCGCGGCGGCATCGGGAGAGGGGATGACGCGACTGACCACGAGCACGTCGGAGGCGTTCCGCTCACGCACGTGGCTCAAGCCATCGATCGTGAAGATCCCCGCCAGCGATGGCGTTCAGGTACCGGCGCGCATTTACCGACCGCAGGATATGGGCGCCCAGCCCAATGGCGCGGCGGTCATCTTCGTGCATGGTGCCGGCTACATGCACAACGTGCATGATTTCTGGAGCAGCTACGGTCGCGAGTATCTGTTCAATCAGTACCTCGCGAGCAAAGGCTACGTCGTGCTGGATGTGGACTATAGGGCGAGCGCCGGCTACGGCCGCGATTGGCGCACGGCGATCTATCGCTGGATGGGGGGCCGCGATCTGCAGGATCAGGTGGACGCCTCCAGGTATCTCAACGCGCAGTTCGGCATCGACCCCGAACGCGTGGGCATGTATGGTGGCAGCTATGGCGGCTTCATGACGCTCATGGCGCTGTTCACGGCCCCCAAGTCTTTCGGCGCCGGCGCCGCGTTGCGCAGTGTGACCGACTGGTCGCACTACAACCACGGGTACACCGGCGGCATTCTGAACCTGCCGCAGGGCGACACGCTGGCCTACCGGCGGTCGTCGCCGATCTTTTTTGCCAGTGGTCTGGAGGACCCGCTGCTGATGGCGCACGGCATGGTGGACACCAACGTGCACTTCCAGGATATTGTCCGACTGTCGCAGCGGCTCATTGAGCTGGGCAAGCCGGGGTGGGAGCTCGCGGTCTATCCCGTGGAAGATCACGGCTTCGTGCGACCGGATTCGTGGACCGATGAGTACCGTCGCATTTACGAACTGTTTGAGCGGACGATTGGCGCCAACGGGGTCAAGGCGAAGCGTTAG
- a CDS encoding galactokinase family protein codes for MTTRFVRQRLTDAAFPPLVADAYRSLLRDAHQALDEGEVPSSERRVWIVPGRIEVLGKHVDYAGGRSLLCTVERGIVIVARRRDDRQVVLRDARRREAMALSLDSTARGSIPWAIYPRTVINRLVRNFGASMQGADVALASNLPPAAGVSSSSALTVGLTLAFTALNALDTHPLFQEALPDRAALAGYVGALENGMNFGVLTGEKGVGTMGGAQDQTAILCSERTRLEQFSWAPVHFERTVTWPATHTFVVGVSGVVAAKTGAAKERYNRAARTAHRLVAAWNATTTTPVHTLRDAFFAATGDEPLVEIPDSLRAAAERAADAEFSAGHLVGRLGQFFDETFVIVPQAADALQREDFTEFGRLVDKSQAGAERALENQIAETVHLQRYARELGATAASAFGAGFGGAVWAMVPTVDAERFAAKWRERYLRVHHSASHRSLFFTTSPSPPAFELLDD; via the coding sequence GTGACCACACGCTTCGTGCGGCAGCGGTTGACCGACGCGGCGTTTCCGCCGCTGGTGGCCGACGCCTATCGCTCGTTGCTGCGTGACGCCCATCAGGCACTGGACGAGGGGGAGGTCCCGTCGTCGGAGCGCCGGGTGTGGATCGTGCCCGGTCGCATTGAGGTTCTCGGCAAGCACGTGGACTACGCCGGCGGGCGTTCGCTGTTGTGCACCGTGGAGCGCGGCATCGTCATCGTGGCACGACGCCGGGACGACCGTCAGGTGGTGTTGCGTGACGCGCGTCGTCGCGAAGCCATGGCGCTCTCGCTGGATTCCACCGCGCGCGGTTCCATTCCGTGGGCCATCTATCCGCGCACGGTCATCAACCGGCTCGTGCGCAACTTTGGCGCCAGCATGCAGGGCGCGGATGTCGCATTGGCGAGCAACCTCCCACCCGCCGCGGGCGTGTCCAGCTCCAGCGCGCTGACCGTCGGACTCACTCTGGCGTTCACGGCACTCAACGCGCTTGACACGCATCCACTGTTTCAGGAAGCACTGCCCGATCGGGCCGCGCTGGCCGGCTATGTGGGCGCGCTCGAAAACGGGATGAACTTCGGCGTGCTGACCGGAGAAAAGGGGGTGGGCACCATGGGCGGCGCCCAGGACCAGACTGCCATCCTCTGCTCAGAGCGTACCCGGCTTGAGCAGTTTTCCTGGGCGCCTGTCCATTTCGAACGAACCGTGACATGGCCGGCAACACACACGTTTGTGGTGGGAGTGAGCGGCGTAGTCGCCGCCAAAACCGGGGCGGCCAAGGAACGGTACAATCGGGCAGCGCGTACGGCCCATCGGTTGGTGGCGGCGTGGAATGCCACCACCACCACGCCTGTGCACACCCTGCGCGATGCCTTTTTCGCTGCGACCGGTGACGAGCCGCTGGTCGAAATTCCGGACTCGCTGCGGGCCGCGGCGGAACGCGCGGCCGACGCGGAGTTCTCGGCGGGGCACCTTGTGGGGCGTCTCGGACAATTCTTTGACGAGACATTCGTCATCGTGCCGCAGGCCGCCGACGCATTGCAGCGTGAGGATTTCACGGAGTTCGGGCGTCTGGTGGATAAATCACAGGCCGGCGCTGAACGGGCCCTCGAAAATCAGATCGCCGAAACGGTGCATTTGCAGCGCTACGCCAGGGAGTTGGGAGCGACGGCGGCCAGTGCATTCGGGGCAGGATTTGGTGGCGCTGTGTGGGCCATGGTCCCCACCGTAGACGCCGAACGCTTTGCCGCCAAATGGCGCGAACGCTATTTGCGCGTGCACCACAGTGCATCACACCGATCGCTGTTCTTCACGACATCGCCCAGTCCCCCCGCGTTCGAACTGCTGGACGACTGA